The Henckelia pumila isolate YLH828 chromosome 2, ASM3356847v2, whole genome shotgun sequence genome includes a window with the following:
- the LOC140881901 gene encoding transcription factor bHLH62-like, translating into MMDTGYFTNAGITSPQPLDFETITPMAWHAEAEQSLLTHTDPYAHFDSAFSSMLSSPSTSGLSTDAFVLQELIGKLGGAARNSGVFPPSMAGGGYCHVDVNADTNGSCYTTPLSSPPKLSFPILDQVHAPKLGYSVPLNPLPSFSTDPGFAERAAKFSCFGRWSFNGRTTPPFNAGLLQRASAPLMENGKLSRVSSSPSLQQEESKLKNQPRNENRAPINEFVSDSNEKSTVSDQIPVAETGSKISIELNSRKRKPVPRGKSKEDGSHLAKGFEGDDDANIKRSKSAESGKIENGSAKPEEEAIDENEKQKSNQKPPEPPKDYIHVRARRGQATDSHSLAERVRREKISERMKLLQDLVPGCNKVTGKALMLDEIINYVQSLQRQVEFLSMKLASVNPGGDCNMENVPKQMYPLDSSAPAFLNVHQLHCNPTPNRQPSQNLSPGGFGFPEFGEGDLLSIFQMDQTCDVKVER; encoded by the exons ATGATGGACACTGGCTACTTCACAAATGCCGGGATCACATCCCCGCAGCCGCTGGATTTCGAAACCATCACGCCAATGGCTTGGCACGCCGAGGCGGAGCAGTCTTTGTTGACCCACACTGACCCATATGCGCATTTCGACTCAGCTTTCAGTTCAATGTTGTCTTCCCCCTCCACCTCTGGATTGTCCACGGACGCTTTCGTACTCCAAGAACTGATCGGGAAGCTGGGCGGCGCAGCTCGGAACTCCGGCGTTTTCCCTCCGTCCATGGCGGGAGGTGGTTACTGTCACGTCGATGTTAATGCTGACACTAATGGTTCTTGTTACACTACTCCTTTGAGTTCTCCTCCGAAGCTGAGTTTCCCGATTCTTGATCAAGTCCACGCCCCCAAGCTGGGATACTCGGTTCCCCTGAATCCTCTTCCTTCGTTTTCCACTGATCCGGGGTTCGCGGAGAGAGCTGCCAAGTTTTCTTGCTTTGGAAGATGGAGCTTCAATGGGAGGACTACACCTCCATTTAATGCTGGATTGTTACAGAGAGCCAGTGCTCCGTTAATGGAGAATGGAAAGCTATCCCGAGTTTCTAGCAGCCCTTCTCTCCAGCAAGAGGAGTCGAAGCTCAAAAACCAGCCTAGGAATGAAAACAGAGCTCCCATTAACGAATTTGTCTCCGATTCTAACGAAAAATCCACCGTTTCTGATCAAATTCCAGTTGCAGAAACAGGTTCAAAAATCTCAATCGAGCTGAATTCCAGAAAAAGGAAACCAGTACCCAGAGGGAAATCTAAAGAAGATGGATCCCATTTAGCTAAG GGGTTCGAAGGCGACGATGATGCGAATATCAAGCGTTCAAAATCAGCAGAAAGCGGCAAAATCGAAAATGGCAGTGCTAAACCAGAGGAAGAAGCCATTGATGAAAATGAGAAACAAAAGAGTAATCAAAAGCCACCTGAACCCCCAAAGGACTACATTCATGTCAGAGCAAGAAGGGGTCAAGCTACTGATAGCCACAGCTTAGCAGAAAGA GTCCGACGAGAGAAAATCAGCGAGAGGATGAAACTTCTCCAGGATCTTGTACCAGGTTGTAATAAG GTGACTGGAAAAGCCCTGATGCTCGACGAAATCATAAATTATGTACAATCATTGCAACGTCAAGTCGAG TTCCTGTCGATGAAACTAGCCTCAGTAAATCCAGGAGGGGATTGTAACATGGAAAATGTACCAAAACAAATGTACCCTTTGGATTCCTCTGCGCCAGCTTTCTTGAATGTACATCAATTGCATTGTAATCCTACTCCAAACAGGCAACCCAGCCAAAATTTAAGCCCTGGTGGATTTGGT TTCCCGGAGTTCGGTGAAGGTGATCTGCTTAGCATTTTCCAGATGGATCAAACGTGTGATGTGAAAGTCGAGCGGTGA